The Apium graveolens cultivar Ventura chromosome 10, ASM990537v1, whole genome shotgun sequence nucleotide sequence AAAATTTATCTACTTGAATCTCTAATTAAAAGATATTATTACTTTGAAAACCATAATAATCAGAATTAacatataaatattatataatttactaTACGCTCTGCTAGGTTTCCAAACGTGGGGTGTTATATGAATGTGGTGTTGGTCCACGTCAGCGGGAATGAAGGAATTAGTTAGTCAACAGTTATTGGATGGGGTGATTAGACTAAGTATATCCTCACGGGGTGCACTAGTGATATTATGAAAATAGaaggatgaaattatgagattatgtaccgATTATCGGAAGTTTAACGACATGACGAATAAGAATAATTAACCCCTATATATAAAACTGATTACTTATATGACCTAATTTAAGGAGCGTGTTATTTCTCGAAGttgacttaagatccagcctgaTGACATATCAAAGACTGCGATTAGAACGAGTTATAAGCATTGCAAGTTCTGGTGGTGATATTATTTGGATTAACAAGTTTACCAGTTGTCTCTAAGGATTAGGAAGGAGCTATGAATGTAATAAGTTTTGGTTGGTAGTTTAGTGGGATAAGGAGATTATATCTAGTAATTTagcaatttagtagtttagcatatgtgtaactttatttatttttatttttaataaccaaaataaGGGGATAACCAACCGACTAAACTAAATATGATTTTGCTTATAATGGTATATAATAATATATGATGCATAGATGCGATGCACATACTGATTTTACCATTTCCAATATCATCGTTTATCTAATATTTTTTAATAGAAAACATaaattgaaaataataataaataacataataaatattttttgaaattaatGAACTTAACGCTATAAATGTTTTTTTATTTACATGTctattatgaattaaatatatttaGCTCTTTGTTAAAACACACCTATAAAATTTATCTACTTGAAAATCTAATTAAAAGATATTATTACTTTGAAATTTATAATAATCAGAATTAacatataaatattatatattttaccATACGTGCTCCGCTaggtttctttttttttttttgccaGAAAAGAAGAATTTTATTAATGATTCAAATCCTTCAACAATACATTTAGAAAATCAGAGTGGATATCTACCAACTCCCAAGTACGATCAGCTATAAAACTAGAGTATTTCGCTAGGTAGAGAGCTACCGAATTCGCGGACCGTTTAACAAATTTTAGAGTCACGTTACGGGACTCTACGTCAACCAGAAGCTTTTTGCATTCATCAATAACTCTCCCAAGGTAAGAGAAGTTAACTGATGAACACCTTATGGCCTGAATTGCTCCAAGACAATCCGACTCAACTATGACCTCCTGCCAATCCTTGGTCTTTATCCAACTCAAGGCTTCCCTAATACCAATGGACTCTACAAGCTCTGGATGAATTCTTCCATGTTTGCAGCTCGACTTAGCTTCCAGAAGTGTACCTTCATGATTACGAGCCACCATTGCATGGTTATAGGAATGAGATTCTTCAAGCAATGTCACATCAGTATTTATCTTAACTATCCCTATCTGTGATTGTTGCCAGTGCGTGTCGCCATCCGTTTGGATTATAAACCCAAAAGAGTTGTCGAATGATCTGTCTTGCGCACTCTCCCAGTTGTTAAGGACCTGTAATGCTGATGCTACTATATCTTTAGACTCCCTTCCTTTCTGTTGCCACACCACTTCGTTTCTGTTCTTTCAAATGGACCAAGCAATCATAAAGATTTTATGAGTCATACCACTCATCCCTTGCTGCATAGTATCCTGTAGCCAGCTGTCTATCTGCAGATCTACTACCACACCGTAGTTGTAACCAAAATGCTGCCAACATTAAGCTGCAACCGGGCAGGTGACTAGAatatgaaatgttttctcatcaTAAATATTACAGACCGGGCAAGTGCTGATCACATCAACTTTTTTGCTTCTCAACAAGTCTTTTGTAGGGAGACATCCCCTAACTACTCTCCAAATGAAATACTTGACTTTCAAGGGCATTTTTTGGTTCCACAATTTATTCAAGCTGATCGAGTTCCTCCCTATATTGTTCCCACTTGCAAGATCCCTTAGCACAGCATATGCACTCTTTACTGTGTAGTGACCTAATCTCTCTTTCCTCCAAAACCAAATATCTCTTTCTGAGCGTCTAATGGGGGTAGATAGGATTAAACTGGTATCCCTTTCATTGAAGTTGTCCCACACTAGATCATCATCACAGTCTTCATTTGTTGTTGACATTAAACAGGACACCATTTGACCCTTTATTGCGTCGTGGTCTGTATGAATATAATGATCGATATCACACGCCAAACACAGATCCTTCATTATGTCTGTACTTAAACCATTCCCCACTCTTTTTGAAGCCCCAGCCTTTAGCAAATTTTGAGCTTCGAGAACACTACGCCATACGTACCTAGGATTGCTTCCCAGTTTTGCTGACAGAAAATCCCCCTCTGGGTAGTATCTTGCCTTGTAAACCCTGCTTACCATGCTTTCTTGATTTGTTATCAATCTCCACCCCTGTTTCCCAAGAAGGGCTACATTAAAATCATGAAGTTTTCTAAACCTCGTACCACCTTCTGATTTTTTAGCACACAAGCGATCCCATGACATCCAGTGTATGCTTTTAGGTTTCTTTGACGATGCCCTCCACCAATACCTGCACATTATATTTTCCATTTCATTACACAACTGCTTTGGCAAAAGAAAAATGCTCATTGCGTAGGTTGGCTGGGCATGTGATACCGTTTTGATGAGAAGTTCTTTTCCACCCTACGATAACTGCTTTTTATCCCATCCTTCAATCCTTTCCTGCATTTGGCTTTTAATATAACCAAAGATAGCGTTCTTCTTCCTTCCTACCATGTTGGGAAGACCTAGATAGGTCGTACCCTCGTCTGCTTCCTGAAAACCAAGAGTGTTGCAAACTGACTCCTTAATATCTCGAATAGTATTGCAGCTGAATACCACTGATGATTTCGATCTATTAATCTTTTGACCTGAGGCCTTTTCATACACCTGAAGCACGTTAAGAATCTCCTCTACAGTGTCTCCGTTAGCTGTGCAGAAAACATACGAATCGTCTGCAAAGAACATGTGAGTTAAAACAGGTGCTCCTCTACCCACTTTGATGCCTGTCAAAAGCTTTCTACGAGCATGGTCCTGAATTAAAGCTGTTAAGCCCTCCATACAAACCAAAAACAAGTAAGAAGAGTGGGGATCACCTTGTCTGATTCCCCGACTCGGAGTAACTGCACCAACCTCTCTTCCTGAATAAGTTATTTTGTACCTCACTGTCTGAACACACTccataaataattgaatcaagtGGTCTTCAAACCCCAGTTTTGTCAACATTGCATACAAAAAATCTCATTCTACCCGATCGTAGGCTTTGCTCATATCTAATTTTAGAGCCATCCAACCTGTTTTCCCTGCGACTTTTCTCTTTAAATAGTGCATGACTTCATAAGAAATCATTATATTATCAAAGATCCACCTCCCAGGGATGAAAGCACTTTGAGATTCAGAAATTACTCCGTTTAAGATATGTTTTAATCTGTTCGCTAGAACTTTGGAGACTATCTTGTACACCACGTTACAAAGGGCAATTGGCCTCAAGTCGGCCATGGATACAGGATTCTGCTTCTTTGGTATCATCGCTATTTAGTGTATGTGACTTGATCCTCGAATTTGCCCGTAGTGAAAAAATTCTGAACTAACCTCACAATGTCTTCACCCACCGTTTTCCACTACTTTTGAAAAAATCCTGGGCTCATACCGTCCGGCCCAGGAGATTTGTCTGGATGCATTACAAACAATGCCATCTTGACTTCTTTGTGATGAACTGGGACTAACATACTTCAGTTCTGAATTGAACTAACACGACTATCCACCGTATTTATCACACTGGTAAACTCTGTATCCGTGACTGCAAACAAATTTGAAAAATAGCTAATCATGGTTTCCTCCATACCTGTACCCCGGCCAACCTCTATGCCATTATCATCCTTCAGATTGTCGATTTTATTAATTTTGCGTCTAACCTTCGTTGCAGCATGGAAGAACTTGCAATTACAATCCCCTTCACGGAGCCATAGTTGTTTACATCTCTGCCGCCAGAACACTTCCTGTTCATTATACAGCTCCATCAATTTCTTCGCGTTCCTCCCTTTCGTTCGCTGCATTATCTTCTTGCAACACTGAATTTTATTCCTGAAGCAGCTTGAAACTTCTTTCCCCCACTTACCTAACATAACAGCAGTGAAACTGATTTTTTCTGTCAGAGGTTTATCACGAGACAACTCCCAGGCTTCCTCTACGATTTTTCCGCACATTGGATCTCTTAGCCAGGAATTTTCAAACTGAAAACTGCTATTTTGAATTGTATGAGAGCGAGTATAAGGTTGCAGCAGAATAGGGCTATGATCAGAAGTCgatatttttaaattaatcaaCTTTACTTCCGGGTAAATCTGAACAAAACTACTTATCACCAAAGCTCTATCAAGACGAATTTATATCCAATCTTTAGTACCATAACCCCTTTCCCACGTGAACGGATATACTTCCAAATCTAAGTCATGCAAACCACACTCTGTAATGCAGTTGTTGAAACCCTCCACAAGCCAAGACGGGTACGGACGACCTCCATTCTTATCAGTTTGCCTTACTATGTTGTTCAAATCTCCAATGATTACCCAAGGCATGAATACAGTGCTAATAAGATTACGAATTAAATCCCAAGTTTCTATTCTTATGTTGTGATCTGGTTCCCCATACATGCCAGTGAGCCTATACTTGATTCCTCCCTGAGGCTCAACCACAGTGTCAATGTGATTTTTACTAAACGACTTTATGGTAATTTCCTGTTTATTCCGCCACAACAAAGATATTCCCCCACTTCGGCCAACAGGTTCTACTGTGAAGGCCCCTTCAAAACCTAACAAATTTCTTACCTTATCAACTCTGTCATGTTTACATAAAATTTCACTAAGGAAAATAAAATCTGGGCTCTTTTGGAGAGTTAACTCCTTAAGGAACTGTAAGGCCCACGGGGTCCCAAGCCCATGGCAATTCCAACTTAAACAACTCATAATCCTTGGCGGACCCCTTTCATGAGGCCCGCCTTCTTCACGTTTTTTGGATCGATAATTTTTATTGGGCTTTTCTGTTGGTCATGATCCATGTTTACTACCCCTCCCACTTCAGAGCCCAAGTCCAGCTCTGTGTTTTTGCTAACATCCATCAGTAAATCTAAATCATCTCCCGTCCTCCTTTTTTTGTTATCTATTATGGCAACTCCCTTATGAGTAGGGAATGTTTGATTATTTCCTGATCTCATTCCATCATCTTTTGAATAACCAACTTTAGCGCCTGTTTGTTCCGGATTATCTGTGTTTACTATTTTTTCTCCTTGATTTTCGCTTTCCTTATCTCTGTCCTGATGCTGTGGAGGATTGTTAGCCTTGCCGTTAGCGTACCAACCCCCATCTGCTTCTGAATTCCGGCCATACACTCCACCGTTTCCACCAGTTCCATCCCTTATCCATTTTGCTCCTATCATTTTGGTTGGTTTTCTGAATGGTGCTTTCATCCATGATCCAAAAGGCCTGGTGATCTCATTCTCTAGAACTTCAAATAAGCGGCCACAAAACTTATCAGCATGTCCCAATATTCCACATATGAAACAAAAAGTGGGAACGTTTTCATATTTGAATATGATCCAAAACCAATCATTTCCAGTTTTCCTGATCTTCATTCGACATTTCAATGGTTTTGTCAAGTCTATAGTAACTCTAACTCTTAAATATTCGCGCCAAACGCCTGTAAAGTTACTTGGACAAGATTCAACAAAGTTGCCAATGTAATTTCCTACTTCTCTTACCACATTTTCAGTCTCGAAGCATGCACGAAGGTCGTGAATCTGAACCCAGAGATCCATAATGTTCAGACTAATAGCCCTTGGTATATCACCCTCCTTCATTCTTGCAAAAACCAAAGCTTTGCGATTAAAAGACCATGGACTCCCTTCCATGACCCTTTTTATGTCTATCTCATGATAGAACTGGAAAACATAAAGGTTTACATCCACTTCTTTAATGTACACCCCCTTCTCTGGACGCCATAAGGCCGCCATAGTTTGTTGCATTGAGGGAAAATCGATTACTCCTTCTGATAGAAATCGTCCCACCAAGCAGAGTTCAGCAACGTAATCACCCTGTCCATCTGTTTGATCTTCTCCAGTGTCTCCTTGAAATGTTAATccatcatcttcttcatcttctaGTGTGACGTTATTCATAGCTTCTAGGATACTGCTTGTTGATGCCATTGTTGAAAGATATGATTGTGACTAAGAACTGATGTCAAGACTCGATACGTACTGAAAGAACAGACCTTGAAAGTTTTCAAGACATAACAACCATGCCAGATGACAAGACTATAAAAAGTATTAACAAATTAAAGGTTAACATATGGAGGAATAGGGTGATTCTTTGAAAAAGGTTAAACAAGGTTAGGTTAACGCGGTTCACATAATACACAGTACAATTTACAATATCATTGAATGTAAAGTTGGCACGGAGCGAGTCGTCTTTGGTGTTTGAATGGAAAATACTAGGTAAAATTTTCACATTTATAGTATTTTACTACCTAAGATATTATAGTTAGACTATAGTAGCAAGGAGAAACTCAATTCGCATTGAAGTTGTGCTGGTTCAGGTATCATTGATTTGTGTTTATTCAAGTTGTTTTGTTTTAGTGTGAGTTCGAGTTCGAGTCTAGACTGTGTGCTTTTCTtcttaatatttttatttaaataaaaaactaatatgAATGTTTTTTTCATTATGGAAAGCTATACTTATTTTTTTTAGGAAGTAACTATCAGTTTCACTATCAAACCTtctcaaaaataaaatttttgtatattatatctcaaaatatgcataaattaaaaaaaattaccaaactGTCATCTCATTAGCACAGCAGTTTTAAACGACAATCGTCAATATAGCCTAAGCC carries:
- the LOC141692045 gene encoding uncharacterized protein LOC141692045, translating into MIPKKQNPVSMADLRPIALCNVVYKIVSKVLANRLKHILNGVISESQSAFIPGRWIFDNIMISYEVMHYLKRKVAGKTGREVGAVTPSRGIRQGDPHSSYLFLVCMEGLTALIQDHARRKLLTGIKVGRGAPVLTHMFFADDSYVFCTANGDTVEEILNVLQVYEKASGQKINRSKSSVVFSCNTIRDIKESVCNTLGFQEADEGTTYLGLPNMVGRKKNAIFGYIKSQMQERIEGWDKKQLSYWWRASSKKPKSIHWMSWDRLCAKKSEGGTRFRKLHDFNVALLGKQGWRLITNQESMVSRVYKARYYPEGDFLSAKLGSNPRYVWRSVLEAQNLLKAGASKRVGNGLSTDIMKDLCLACDIDHYIHTDHDAIKGQMVSCLMSTTNEDCDDDLVWDNFNERDTSLILSTPIRRSERDIWFWRKERLGHYTVKSAYAVLRDLASGNNIGRNSISLNKLWNQKMPLKVKYFIWRSPARLQLNVGSILVTTTNRNEVVWQQKGRESKDIVASALQVLNNWESAQDRSFDNSFGFIIQTDGDTHWQQSQIGIVKINTDVTLLEESHSYNHAMVARNHEGTLLEAKSSCKHGRIHPELVESIGIREALSWIKTKDWQEVIVESDCLGAIQAIRCSSVNFSYLGRVIDECKKLLVDVESRNVTLKFVKRSANSVALYLAKYSSFIADRTWELVDIHSDFLNVLLKDLNH
- the LOC141692047 gene encoding uncharacterized protein LOC141692047, with protein sequence MCGKIVEEAWELSRDKPLTEKISFTAVMLGKWGKEVSSCFRNKIQCCKKIMQRTKGRNAKKLMELYNEQEVFWRQRCKQLWLREGDCNCKFFHAATKVRRKINKIDNLKDDNGIEVGRGTGMEETMISYFSNLFAVTDTEFTSVINTVDSRVSSIQN
- the LOC141692048 gene encoding uncharacterized protein LOC141692048 yields the protein MSCLSWNCHGLGTPWALQFLKELTLQKSPDFIFLSEILCKHDRVDKVRNLLGFEGAFTVEPVGRSGGISLLWRNKQEITIKSFSKNHIDTVVEPQGGIKYRLTGMYGEPDHNIRIETWDLIRNLISTVFMPWVIIGDLNNIVRQTDKNGGRPYPSWLVEGFNNCITECGLHDLDLEVYPFTWERGYGTKDWI